One region of Populus trichocarpa isolate Nisqually-1 chromosome 4, P.trichocarpa_v4.1, whole genome shotgun sequence genomic DNA includes:
- the LOC18098187 gene encoding ankyrin repeat domain-containing protein 2B isoform X2: MATTNKDVTIPSEEKTGSASAAENNSKDSSSKSSVTSSTSGEQGRAPPPQSSGLGGASAAAGFPPNPFDFSAMTGLLNDPSIKELAEQISKDPSFNQMAEQLQKTFQGAPAEDAIPNFDTQQYYSTMQQVMQNPQFMTMAERLGNALMQDPSMSQMLESFSNPSQKDQIEERMTRIREDPSLKPILEEIESGGPAAMMRYWNDKDVLQKLGEAMGLAVSEEAGTSVETSGHEEAEEAGNEDESVVHHCASVGDVEGLKNALASGADKDEEDSEGRTALHFSCGYGEVKCAQILLEAGATVDALDKNKNTALHYAAGYGRKECVALLLENGAAVTLQNMDGKTPIDVAKLNNQQEVLKLLEKDAFL, from the exons ATGGCGACCACGAACAAGGATGTTACCATTCCATCTG AGGAGAAAACAGGTTCGGCTTCGGCAGCAGAAAATAACAGCAAAGACTCCTCTTCTAAATCATCAGTAACCTCCTCAACCTCCGGGGAACAAGGAAGAGCTCCTCCTCCTCAATCTTCTGGACTGGGAGGTGCCTCTGCTGCTGCTGGATTTCCTCCTaatccttttgatttttctGCTATGACCGGCCTGCTTAAT GACCCGAGCATCAAAGAGTTAGCCGAGCAGATATCCAAAGATCCTTCATTCAATCAGATGGCAGAGCAGCTCCAGAAGACTTTTCAAGGTGCACCAGCCGAAGATGCTATCCCTAACTTTGATACTCAACAATACTATTCAACCATGCAACAGGTTATGCAGAATCCTCAATTTATGACTATGGCTGAGCGCCTTGGCAATGCATTAATGCAG GATCCATCAATGTCTCAAATGCTTGAGAGTTTCTCAAACCCATCGCAAAAGGATCAGATTGAGGAGCGAATGACACGAATAAGAGAAGATCCTTCTTTAAAGCCTATTTTAGAAGAGATAGAGTCCGGTGGTCCAGCTGCCATGATGAG GTACTGGAATGATAAAGACGTTCTCCAGAAGTTGGGTGAAGCAATGGGTCTTGCAGTTTCCGAAGAAGCAGGCACTTCTGTGGAAACTTCTGGACACGAGGAAGCAGAAGAAGCAGGAAATGAGGATGAATCAGTTGTCCATCACTGTGCCAGTGTTGGTGATGTTGAG GGTTTGAAAAATGCTCTAGCCTCTGGTGCTGACAAGGATGAAGAAGATTCAGAGGGAAGAACTGCATTGCATTTTTCCTGCGGATATGGGGAG GTGAAGTGTGCCCAAATTCTTCTCGAGGCTGGGGCAACTGTTGATGCACTGGATAAGAACAAGAACACCGCCCTGCATTATGCAGCTGGTTATGGAAGGAAGGAGTGTGTAGCCCTTTTACTGGAAAATGGCGCTGCAGT TACACTTCAGAACATGGATGGCAAGACGCCCATTGATGTTGCTAAACTCAACAACCAGCAAGAGGTGCTAAAGTTGCTCGAGAAGGATGCCTTCCTGTAA
- the LOC18098187 gene encoding ankyrin repeat domain-containing protein 2B isoform X3: MATTNKDVTIPSEEKTGSASAAENNSKDSSSKSSVTSSTSGEQGRAPPPQSSGLGGASAAAGFPPNPFDFSAMTGLLNDPSIKELAEQIAKDPSFNQMAEQLQKTFQGATAEDAIPNFDTQQYYSTMQQVMQNPQFMTMAEHLGTALMQDPSMSQMLESFTNPSQKDQIEERMTRIREDPSLKPILEEIESGGPAAMMRYWNDKDVLQKLGEAMGLAVSEEAGTSVETSGHEEAEEAGNEDESVVHHCASVGDVEGLKNALASGADKDEEDSEGRTALHFSCGYGEVKCAQILLEAGATVDALDKNKNTALHYAAGYGRKECVALLLENGAAVTLQNMDGKTPIDVAKLNNQQEVLKLLEKDAFL, encoded by the exons ATGGCGACCACGAACAAGGATGTTACCATTCCATCTG AGGAGAAAACAGGTTCGGCTTCGGCAGCAGAAAATAACAGCAAAGACTCCTCTTCTAAATCATCAGTAACCTCCTCAACCTCCGGGGAACAAGGAAGAGCTCCTCCTCCTCAATCTTCTGGACTGGGAGGTGCCTCTGCTGCTGCTGGATTTCCTCCTaatccttttgatttttctGCTATGACCGGCCTGCTTAAT GACCCGAGCATCAAGGAGTTAGCCGAGCAGATAGCCAAAGATCCTTCATTCAACCAGATGGCAGAGCAGCTCCAGAAGACTTTTCAAGGAGCGACAGCCGAAGATGCTATCCCTAACTTTGATACTCAACAATACTATTCAACCATGCAACAGGTTATGCAGAATCCTCAATTTATGACTATGGCTGAGCACCTTGGCACTGCATTAATGCAG GATCCATCAATGTCTCAAATGCTTGAGAGTTTCACAAACCCATCGCAAAAGGATCAGATTGAGGAGCGAATGACACGAATAAGAGAAGATCCTTCTTTAAAGCCTATTTTAGAAGAGATAGAGTCCGGTGGTCCAGCTGCCATGATGAG GTACTGGAATGATAAAGACGTTCTCCAGAAGTTGGGTGAAGCAATGGGTCTTGCAGTTTCCGAAGAAGCAGGCACTTCTGTGGAAACTTCTGGACACGAGGAAGCAGAAGAAGCAGGAAATGAGGATGAATCAGTTGTCCATCACTGTGCCAGTGTTGGTGATGTTGAG GGTTTGAAAAATGCTCTAGCCTCTGGTGCTGACAAGGATGAAGAAGATTCAGAGGGAAGAACTGCATTGCATTTTTCCTGCGGATATGGGGAG GTGAAGTGTGCCCAAATTCTTCTCGAGGCCGGGGCAACTGTTGATGCACTGGATAAGAACAAGAACACGGCACTCCATTATGCAGCTGGTTATGGAAGAAAGGAGTGTGTAGCCCTTTTACTGGAAAATGGCGCTGCAGT TACACTTCAGAACATGGATGGCAAGACGCCCATTGATGTTGCTAAACTCAACAACCAGCAAGAGGTGCTAAAGTTGCTCGAGAAGGATGCCTTCCTGTAA
- the LOC18098187 gene encoding ankyrin repeat domain-containing protein 2B isoform X1: MATTNKDATIPSDEKTGSASGAENNSKDSSSKSSETSSTSGEQRRAPPPQSPGLGGAAAAAAGFPPSPFDFSAMTGLLNDPSIKELAEQIAKDPSFNQMAEQLQKTFQGATAEDAIPNFDTQQYYSTMQQVMQNPQFMTMAEHLGTALMQDPSMSQMLESFTNPSQKDQIEERMTRIREDPSLKPILEEIESGGPAAMMRYWNDKDVLQKLGEAMGLAVSEEAGTSVETSGHEEAEEAGNEDESVVHHCASVGDVEGLKNALASGADKDEEDSEGRTALHFSCGYGEVKCAQILLEAGATVDALDKNKNTALHYAAGYGRKECVALLLENGAAVTLQNMDGKTPIDVAKLNNQQEVLKLLEKDAFL; encoded by the exons ATGGCGACCACGAACAAGGATGCCACTATTCCATCTG ATGAGAAAACAGGTTCGGCTTCGGGTGCAGAAAATAACAGCAAAGACTCCTCATCTAAATCATCAGAAACCTCCTCAACCTCTGGGGAACAAAGAAGAGCTCCTCCTCCTCAATCTCCTGGACTGGgaggtgctgctgctgctgctgctggattTCCTCCTAGTCCTTTTGATTTCTCTGCTATGACTGGCCTGCTTAAT GACCCGAGCATCAAGGAGTTAGCCGAGCAGATAGCCAAAGATCCTTCATTCAACCAGATGGCAGAGCAGCTCCAGAAGACTTTTCAAGGAGCGACAGCCGAAGATGCTATCCCTAACTTTGATACTCAACAATACTATTCAACCATGCAACAGGTTATGCAGAATCCTCAATTTATGACTATGGCTGAGCACCTTGGCACTGCATTAATGCAG GATCCATCAATGTCTCAAATGCTTGAGAGTTTCACAAACCCATCGCAAAAGGATCAGATTGAGGAGCGAATGACACGAATAAGAGAAGATCCTTCTTTAAAGCCTATTTTAGAAGAGATAGAGTCCGGTGGTCCAGCTGCCATGATGAG GTACTGGAATGATAAAGACGTTCTCCAGAAGTTGGGTGAAGCAATGGGTCTTGCAGTTTCCGAAGAAGCAGGCACTTCTGTGGAAACTTCTGGACACGAGGAAGCAGAAGAAGCAGGAAATGAGGATGAATCAGTTGTCCATCACTGTGCCAGTGTTGGTGATGTTGAG GGTTTGAAAAATGCTCTAGCCTCTGGTGCTGACAAGGATGAAGAAGATTCAGAGGGAAGAACTGCATTGCATTTTTCCTGCGGATATGGGGAG GTGAAGTGTGCCCAAATTCTTCTCGAGGCCGGGGCAACTGTTGATGCACTGGATAAGAACAAGAACACGGCACTCCATTATGCAGCTGGTTATGGAAGAAAGGAGTGTGTAGCCCTTTTACTGGAAAATGGCGCTGCAGT TACACTTCAGAACATGGATGGCAAGACGCCCATTGATGTTGCTAAACTCAACAACCAGCAAGAGGTGCTAAAGTTGCTCGAGAAGGATGCCTTCCTGTAA